The Ooceraea biroi isolate clonal line C1 chromosome 11, Obir_v5.4, whole genome shotgun sequence genome includes a region encoding these proteins:
- the LOC105274576 gene encoding uncharacterized protein RAB5IF homolog: protein MSRTKAEKIGNGNKCEVSVWTRAITANSEWPDKEEFLDVIYWARQAIGIIVGIGWGLIPLKGFIALLLFVVVNAGITYLYFSSFQQIDEEEFGGMWELTKEGFMTSFAGFLVTWIIIYSGLHFD from the exons ATGTCGCGTACGAAGGCGGAGAAGATCGGTAACGGTAACAAGTGCGAGGTTAGCGTGTGGACACGTGCGATCACGGCGAATTCGGAATGGCCGGACAAG GAGGAGTTTCTTGACGTGATATACTGGGCAAGACAAGCGATCGGTATTATCGTTGGCATAGGATGGGGCCTTATACCTCTGAAAGGTTTTATAGCTCTATTGTT ATTTGTAGTAGTCAATGCAGGAATTACGTATTTATACTTTAGCAGTTTCCAACAAATCGACGAGGAAGAATTCGGTGGTATGTGGGAACTGACGAAAGAGGGATTTATGACCTCGTTTGCTGGGTTTCTG GTAACTTGGATCATCATATATTCCGGATTGCATTTCGACTGA
- the LOC105274572 gene encoding EKC/KEOPS complex subunit Tp53rk: MLDMELIAQGAEARLYKGIYLGMMSLMKERFVKNYRHPELDARLTKDRIKAEARAIIRARSAGIATPALYLVDLERRSIYMEYVENATVLKDFIDQNISGKADVEHLLDYIGRGLGTIIARLHSKHIIHGDLTTSNILLKNCTIESPCNDQSEIEAQFIMIDFGLARVDSTLEDKAVDLYVLERSLLSAHSEVPTLFSKIFDHYQRHYKNRNQCEQVLSKYRQVQARGRKRLMVG, translated from the exons ATGCTAGACATGGAATTGATAGCGCAAGGCGCGGAGGCGCGTCTCTACAAGGGGATTTACTTAGGAATGATGAGCCTAATGAAGGAGAGATTTGTGAAAAATTATCGGCATCCGGAGCTGGATGCGCGCCTCACGAAAGATCGCATCAAGGCTGAAGCTCGTGCTATTATTCGCGCGAGGTCCGCAG GAATAGCGACACCGGCCTTATATCTGGTAGATTTGGAGCGGCGCAGCATCTACATGGAGTACGTAGAAAACGCTACTGTGCTAAAGGATTTTATAGATCAAAACATCTCGGGAAAGGCGGATGTGGAGCACTTGTTGGACTACATAGGACGCGGATTGGGCACGATAATAGCTAGGCTGCACTCCAAACACATCATCCACGGCGATCTGACCACATCAAACATACTGCTCAAGAACTGTACGATCGAGTCACCCTGTAATGATCAATCCGAAA TCGAGGCACAGTTCATAATGATAGACTTCGGACTGGCCCGGGTGGATTCCACGCTGGAGGACAAAGCGGTCGACCTGTACGTTCTCGAGCGGTCGCTGCTCAGCGCGCATTCTGAAGTCCCGACATTGTTCTCCAAAATTTTCGACCACTATCAACGACATTATAAGAACAGGAATCAGTGCGAGCAAGTGCTCTCTAAATACAGACAGGTGCAAGCGCGGGGACGTAAGCGCTTAATGGTCGGTTAG
- the LOC105274573 gene encoding uncharacterized protein LOC105274573 — MRDEVKMDANRLIAEVYKRPALWNQRHISYHNREVTNRVWMEIAAIFNLPKPMLKAKWKGLRDTFRAELKKDQVYRKSKFHRNRPVWIHFKSLQFLKEQMLPRPPIWERSVAKTEDELRPPSEGEGENGPTSVGIDDRNAIADHLLSIAGDGGVGHQLKLDGGGDGRRGTVDVKREPEESFDNLEFQGVTDNLAENEMMLQNISPEQVLMSDSDAGVGLAGVDPLEGNRFDDNYYFLMSLLPHIRILPADRRMLLRMQMQELVYKEVYKKAADNEQTAKT; from the exons ATGAGGGACGAGGTGAAGATGGACGCGAATCGGCTGATCGCCGAAGTCTACAAGCGGCCGGCCCTCTGGAACCAGAGGCACATCTCCTATCATAATCGCGAAGTGACCAACCGCGTGTGGATGGAGATCGCGGCGATATTCAACCTCCCTA AGCCGATGCTGAAGGCGAAGTGGAAGGGTCTGCGCGACACATTTCGTGCTGAGCTGAAGAAGGATCAGGTGTACCGCAAGAGTAAATTCCATCGGAACCGGCCGGTGTGGATCCACTTCAAGAGCCTGCAGTTTCTGAAGGAGCAGATGCTGCCGCGACCGCCCATCTGGGAGCGCAGCGTGGCGAAGACGGAGGACGAGTTGCGGCCCCCAAGCGAGGGCGAGGGCGAAAACGGACCGACGTCGGTCGGGATCGATGATCGGAACGCGATTGCCGATCATCTGCTGTCGATAGCCGGCGACGGTGGTGTAGGTCATCAGCTGAAGCTGGACGGCGGCGGTGACGGCCGGCGCGGGACGGTGGACGTGAAGCGCGAACCCGAGGAGAGCTTCGACAACCTAGAGTTCCAGGGTGTCACCGACAATCTCGCGGAGAACGAGATGATGCTGCAGAACATCTCGCCCGAGCAGGTGCTCATGAGCGACAGCGACGCCGGCGTCGGCCTCGCTGGCGTCGACCCGCTCGAGGGCAACCGTTTCGACGACAACTATTACTTCCTGATGAGCCTACTGCCGCACATCAGGATTCTGCCGGCCGATCGCAGGATGCTGCTCAGGATGCAGATGCAGGAGCTCGTCTACAAGGAGGTCTACAAAAAGGCTGCCGACAATGAACAGACGGCGAAGACTTAA